GGCGCTCGCGCTCGCCTCCACCAAGGAGGTGCACGCGACCAATGTCTCCTGCGAGACTGAAACGCACATATCCCACGGCAAGACATTGTTggagaatattaataaagtaagttGTAAAACGACAGTGTTTGTAAATCTTTCAAGAAGAGCGATGTCTCCATTTtcgaaatattacaaaataagggCCAGCCGGGCCGGTCAGGTAGCCGGAGATATTTAGAGATCTATTTTatactcattttataaatgtaaaactaactTTTTCTGTATGCCAAACTGATGAACCGGATTTTAGGAAATTTGGTGTGAAGTAAGCTTGAAGTTCAAGGAAGGACTCTCAGCAATAGCATATGATctgcaattatataattttaagagaaAAGTATCCGAGTTTTTCAGAACTAGTTTCCGCTCGCGATTTCACATGTTTGTGCCCTCACAGTTGTTAGGtaccagggccggatctaccatatggctttttgagTTTCAGctcagggccccgtggattcaagggggcgccagctaagtcaagtcaaagtcaaaaatagacgataacgcgaaagaatccataactttattaaattaaacagatcgtatggtttgcagccctgcgagtcatTAAAGTCATTAGAATAATTATAGAATACGTTCAGATATggcttaggtgggcccctaagtacgGTCCGGCTCCGTTAGGTACTATTTTCTCTTCTGTGTCATGGcgatcggttgagtagttaagacgcaAAAGCGttacaaacaaacttacttttttaatatgagtTAGGCTTTAGGACATaggtgtataatattttttgtgctaGCATTGTAATCGCCGCAGATAAACAGATTCAGTACATGAGAATGGCAATATTTGGTGAGAATGGCATATTTGAGCACAGTTCACAGCCACTCTcggctattatattttatttttttttgttttataccatTCAAAATCAGCGTCGGGATTTGGAACCCGATTTGGAACCTGGATGGTACACCTACTCAGGACACCATTGCAGTCATTGCTTCTCAAGTCTCCTTTTTTTCTTCTCTTTATTGTTGTGTTGTCTTTCAGATTAAGTGTTGTATACTTTGTCAACTTTTTCCTCTTTGTGTGTTTTTACGTTTTCTCAATTGTGCCGTGtcctgaatatatttttcttttatttactttttttctttgCTGAAATTCTATagcgataattttatattgcagGTCCAAGCACACGGCCTCACAGGCCCCATCGCTTTCACGGACGGTATCCGGACTAGCTTTCAACTGCAGCTGATGCGTCTGTCTGGTGGGGAGGGAGGTCGCGCGGTGCAGGCGGGAGCGTGGGCGCCCACTCGTGGCCTCGAGATCACAGACCCCGCCGCCTACAGGCGCGACCCGCCGCCCAACGTCACTCTCACAGTCGTGACCGTCGAAGTAAGTACCGAGAACGGATTTACGGATTTTTATATGGGAAGggaaatatttaagataaatctaTCAGTGGTtagcctttgtgcaagccacaAGTtagttagttcccaaggtttgtgtagcactggttatgtaagaaatagttaaaatttccaaTTCGCCAATATATAtgggccacttaccatcaggtggcccatttggcaTACCACTTCCCGAGGCcggaaaaaatatgaaatagcattattttttgttacaaaaagttGAGTTTTTTGGCGGTTCCTCCCATATCCGTGTTTATTTTCTAACTACTAggtagttaattttataactgcCAAATGGCCTGTATAACCTATTTAtggactatataatataaatctattgatTGTAGGTTATAGTTCAGGTTCGTCTTGACCCCCACTTCCTGAGCGCAGTTTACCATTAAACTTGAAAAATAAGCAACGTTTATTTCTATAGGAGAAACCCTACGTCATGGTTAAAGAAGGCTGGAACCTCCAGGGGAACGCCAGGTTTGAGGGATTCTGCATAGATCTCCTAGCGCGTGTAGCCGCCAGAGCTGGTTTCCAATACCGGTTGAGACTCGTCCCCGATAACATGTACGGAGCTTGGGACCCTGAGACCGGGCAGTGGAATGGAATAGTCAAGGAGTTGATGGAAAGAGTAAGTATAGCCTTATTGATAGTTGGACTATTGATAGCTTTGCTTATATGAATAGCCAATaggttgtttaaattaaaacgtcttaatttattttgttttaatactatatcgttaaagtaatagtaaatttaaatgtgcCGCTGCTGggtaaatgtaatttcttcctTTAAGGAGAAGTTTTTGGGCTTATTCTATCACACTGCCCCAATGGTGGCTACATACGTGGTGCCTTACATGATATTAATAGGCGAAAAATTTACTGTAATGCAAGATAATGCCCAACCCCACGCTGTACGCAGCCCGGATCTTAATCCCATTGAGCATGCTTGGGACAGTTTAAGAAAAGCTGTATATGCGACAAATCCTGTGCCCACAACAATGGCAGCACTAAGAACAAAGATTTCACAAGAATAGGACAATATTCAGCGAGACCGTTTAATAACCCCAATTAGATTTATGCGGAACCGATTCGAATAGAATAgaatctgtataaaaaaaaccagtACTCCTACtttctttttattgtaatatttttttttaatatatttttgtccaaAACAATTGAATGATCCTTTCCAGTATATAAACTTACACTTATGTTATGAAGTCAACGAACTAAACTATaggtttaaatttaagtttttctaaatAGTTTGAATTCTTggttaaaattttgatttcaaataCATCTTAAACATTGATGCAGATTAtgaattgattgattgaattgaTGCAATTTATAGAACGCAGATATAGCAGTCGCGTCTATGACCATAAACTATGCGCGGGAAGCAGTCATAGACTTCACCAAGCCTTTTATGAATTTGGGTATCGGAATTTTATTTAaggtaagtaaaatatttttttagagctTTTTGCGAGTCCGTATGGATACCACCCACTGATAACGTATTTCGCCACCAAACaccaatacttggtattgtgtTCGGCATGAAGGATGAGTGCTagcgtaactacagacacaagggatatgacatcttagctcccaatagTGGTAACGCATTGACGGATCAATGGATGTTTGatttcttatagtgccaatCTTCAGAGGGGATGACCACTCACCAGCGCCAGTTtgtctacctattttaaaacaaaaacttaaagaaACCCATccaatataagtttaatttttacttcaCGATTTTGGGGCAGTGGTCTGTTAGGGTACGTTGGTTCATCACGACGTGGCATACTCGTGAAATATAAACCGACTTATATACCCCATTACCATACTTTGATGCGTATCTcctttaatagttataaatattacaatcaaaAAGTGATCaactttttgacatttcacgaccTTGTTCTGTGGCAAATGTCGACaagtaacagtctgttaatATGCCACTACTGCCCAAAAACCTCATTTCCTTTTTGATGAAAAGGTTTGCAGTTTATTTCATAAGGATTGTTGGATACATGTGGCAAATTTTCATCCGATACATGTTTTCTTagcttataaatatgaaataaatattttaggtgcCATCATCTCAACCCACGAGGCTGTTCAGCTTCCTGAACCCGCTGGCGATAGAGATATGGTTGTACGTGCTTGCTGCTTACATCCTTGTGTCGTTTACACTGTTTGTGATGGCGAGATTTTCTCCATATGAATGGTAAGTTCTTATTACTCTGACAATTTCgaaatacaaattgaaacaaACATTTCTAAAGTAGTTTTAGTACCAAAGTTAGTAGGGTTTTGGGGAAATACCTACATCATTAATTtcagtgtaaaataatttacatacatgcAATTTCTATTTCATTATTCTATGAGGGGGAAATTAAACACGACCAGGATGATTTTAGGTGAAGGATCAAGtttaaccaaatatttttattaatagcccCATATAGGGTTAGTAATCAGGACCTAACGAACTGTGTCTTATATAAGCTGGCCACTAAATAAAGTGGATTTAAAGCGCTTACCGGGTTTTGACTAGTGTTCTATAAAACACAAGTACGACTTTATTCTAgctttaaagttataaatcaaTTTCTCGACAATTACTTCTATAAATCATGTTTATTCTTCTGCAATGTTCTCAATGTATATTCAAGGTCGTCGAGCACACACGTCTGTGGCCATGAAACGAAACTCCTCACGAACCAGTTCAGCGTCTGTAATTCCTTCTGGTTCATAACTGGGACCTTCTTGAGGCAAGGATCTGGATTAAATCCAAAGGTATAAGATGAAATTTATAGTAACCATCAAACAGCTGGACAAATGTATTCTTTAGTCTCAGGAACAAAAGAACAGAGCGTGATTAACAATGCTGATGTTCAGAACTTCTACGGTTTCCTGGAAGTTTTTGCCGGACTTTTAGAGAATTTGTAAAGAATGAAAAGTTTTCAGCTTAAATGGTGTCAGCTTGATATAAGCCGTTTTTGTCGAGTTGGACGTTTTCTTCAAAATTAGTGtgattatttattcaacatttttcccaataaaattttattagggcaagttttgaaacaattttattataattgcacGTTTAAAGTCCGTTAATGTGTCTACCATTAtaatcatttcaataatttaatgagACTAACGAATTAAGATGCTTTTATATTCATCACTGGaattttttattcagtttagTCAAAATCCGAATATCATAACTGCTTTCTTTATATAGGCGACCTCCACGCGTATAGTAGGAGGAATATGGTGGTTCTTTACGCTGATCATCCTGTCGTCGTACACGGCGAACCTGGCGGCTTTCCTCACGGTGGAACGCACCGTGCTGCCCATACAGAGCGCGGCGGACCTCGCGGCGCAGACCAGCGTGCAATACGGCACCCTCAACGGCGGGTCTACTATGACCTTCTTTAGGGTGAGTATCAGATGCAGTAAACGTTAGTGACGtgataacaatgaaaatatcaCTAATTATGTCGGTGTTTATGGAGAAAAGAATCATGATATATCGTAACTTggtcatgatgatgatgattactATTATACCCtatacaagttagcttgatctttttgacagacgggctagtgatgggaaacagaaaatatcgaatagtcgaaaaaaaaaacgttttaaaatacttgtaacgGTGACCAGATGGTATGGGTGTATTATGTGTGAAATTCTTCATTGCAGTAGACATAAATTATAgggtaattcaaattagaattcaattacttttttaaaaagagttataTCAGCTAATGagccccaaccactagccaaagagaccccaaccaaaagacCCCCGtttgtaacaataacttaacaatgatctttaataatgatttttgtattcgatatttgtaacagttactgcctgttactTGTGTGCCatccgtccgaccgatgtaacattgtacaagcgtatATTATCTTCAgtgttcatatttaaattttacattgaagcaataaaaagtcttaaaattttctgataacgcttgaatctttaggggCTTTTGTgttatatgcatttttttaatatttttaaaatcactaaattaagaaaataatatgttcgtcattgcagagttatgtcgatcagaaaaatttacatctgtcaaaaagatcaagctatcttgtacaagGTATAGAGCGATGATTGTAACCATAGTACAGTTTATCATCTGTTCATTTTACTTACTCGTACGTAGCCTGAGTATCTTTCAGGGGAATTTACTTCTAGAAATTAGAAATACTGCtagaaaagattattattttgtaaagctTATTATTGAGTAGGGAGTTACGAAAGTCTTTTGAAGTAATTAACATATCCGTTTTTAGTTAATGACTACTCTTCCTCTGCAATTAATCTCTTAGcgcgatatttttttcttttttgttctgtttattatttgttacttgGAGActtagagatttttttatgtgtacgTCTTTTAGTTCTAGAAAAATCTGGAAGCGTTAATGGGTCATCTATGCCATTCTTATAACGCCgtaaatttatttcttctttcaGGACtcaaacatagatatataccagAAGATGTGGCAGCACATGTCGACTGCGACCCCACCAGCGCTCGTTTCCTCCTATGAGGAGGGAGTCAGAAGAGTTCTAATGGGGAATTATGCGTTCCTTATGGAGTCAACCATGTTAGACCATAGAGTACAGAGAGACTGCAATTTGACGCAGATTGGAGGTCTTCTAGATTCCAAGGTAATGACTTTTCGATTATTGTGATGGTTAGtgaaatgttttgtaaaataaaattagtttttcataaattttataaaatcgttaattttatttaacgataCATCCCTATAAAACTCAgtacatatgatttttttttatgtttaacaatTACGCGTCTAAATCGTTTAACGTAAAAACGTTGCATTTGAACGTTTTTGAAATTGATTAAAAGTAGAAATCTCGAAACATTTTTGCACGTAGATCGCTTGTCAAGTTTTCGGTTTTCAGTAGACTCTCAGCTTAGCCAATTTCGTTCTGAAAATTCTATCGTGAACAAATAGCGAATATTCTACTAACTTATAAAATGTTCTCAGGTATATATATGAGGcgattcatattataaaattaaatagacgaaaataagtttatttacaaaaactacTACATACAAACCTGTAGTaggttttgtaaataaacttattttcgtACAAGTACTATAGTATAGTTGTTGATCGATTTGGTTATGAAAAGTTAAAGACATGACCCGCTTAAACAACGGCCACTATCCACCGAATTTACATCTCACGGACACCCAATTTTATTTTCGCTCACATAGACCCCTTCTACGAATGATGTAAACCACTTTGGGGTCATTGATTTAacctttattttatcttaatcacTTTGCATTCGATGTAAGATACAAAATGagacaattatataaaagataaaatcatattgtctaaataaatatctatgcgTAAATCATACAAtattggtccttcgagccggattttaaaatcagttagttttatttatttaattagttagtcttattttataattatttggtttatttgttttaagtcATTAAGAACTTATCTTAACACTAAATAGACGTAATAAGtacatgtaaaaattattatatatattatataaatacagtagAAAACGTAacttttagttattaaaaatgataaacggCTATCCTAAGCAACTCAAGTTCGATGCatattacgataaatattacCCTTCGTACTGACGGTAGGAGCACAATAAACATAAAGTGACAAAATATcacataacatattttgttattttatctagGGTTACGGTATAGCAACATGGAAGGGCAGTCCTTGGCGCGATAAGATTTCCTTGGCAATATTAGAGTTACAAGAGAAGGGCGTGATACAGATACTTTACGACAAGTGGTGGAAGAACACGGGGGATGTCTGCAACAGGGACGGAAAGGACAGTAAAGCGAATCCTTTAGGTGTGCAAAATATTGGTGAGTGCTAACTGTACTTTAGATCACATGCTAAAACTATAATACTTTTACACGCTTGTATCGGCTCGATCTCTATGTATCTGTGTAATGGAATCTCTCGACGTTTTTAAGACATCAATCTCTCGAAAGAAATGGTAGGATACTTGCTGGTTTTTTTCGCTAGAAACCACTTTTTGAATAGgcttgtaaaatgtattaacgGTTTTCAAAAATGGTACAACGCTTAGTGTAGCTCTTGCATTGTACACGATTAAATCCTCATTATAATTGCAGGGGGTGTATTTGTGACGTTACTATGTGGGTTGGTTCTGGCTATTGTGGTAGCGATCTTGGAGTTCTGCTGGAATACGAGGAAAAACGCCTCACAGGGTCGTCAGTCGCTCTGCAGTGAAATGGGTCAGGTCTGTAACGACTTTAACTATTACGTCACCTTGAATAGCTTTAACCACGCTGATCATTCTTTAGGAAACTAGCCAACTgcttaaatatactatattgcATAAATTTGTGTGTACAAACTATCATATATACAATCATAATCTGTTGTGATGAAAATGCGACACGCTGGACCAACGGCTGATCGTGCTTTTCGAGGAACAGCAGATAATGCCGCTACCGATTTGAATTCAGAACATCGAGACCTATATTATTGAACTAGTGTAGAGAACAACATGAGCCGAGATGccccggtggttagaacgcgtgcatcttaaccgatggtttcgggttcaaacccaggcaagcaccactgaattttcatgtgcttaaaatttaattttcgctttgtgtttataattcatctcgtgctcggcggtgaaggaaaacatcttgaggaaacctgcatgtgtctaatttcaacgaaattctgtcacatgtgtattccaccaactcgcattggagcagcatggtggaatctgctccaagaccttctcctcaaaggaagaggaggccttagcccagcagtgggatatttacaacCTGTTAATGTAATGATGTAATGTAGAGAACAGCCGTTTAGTATCATTTTTAGTCATGTTAGTGATAATCCTATTTATTGACATTATTCAGGAATTAAGAACAGCAATGAGGGGAGGTTCATCGAGAACAGTTCTGAGACCTGGATGTTCCAGGTGTTCTCCGGGAACGCATGTGCCACCAGCACCATCCAGATACGAGGTACTGTAAAAGTCATaggtcatattatataaatcttttgtaaaaaaaatcagtccggaaaacgtttttttttcatttatttcttaaacaaatTACTTACGATAAGAACACGATTTATTATTATGCATAAGCAGAAATCGGGATAACAACGtctattgtacaatatattttttaaatcgtccgAAACCCATAAGGTTATCGGACGATAAGTTCGACCGTTAATCACGTCCCAGACTCATTGTAAAGTGTCTCGTGTGCAGACGGACGCGTCGAGCACGGTGGAGCTGAAGGAGCTCCGCTGGTCGTagcgcgcggcgcggcggggCGGCTCCGCGCCCGCCTCGCCCGCGCCCGCCCCGCGCCGCCCCGCGCACGCGCCCCGTGAGTGCCGCCACACACACCACGCACTCTTTATGCACACATATCTAAATATGCATACGAACATATTCACTCATACATAGAGCCAGATTTTCCTGACACTACTTATCTATTACTTTTGTAACGCGGGCATGAGCGTATGTGCACAGCACACATGCAATCGTACGCTTCGTCATGATGTACACACATGCACATTAAATATGTGACGTACACGAAAAAATGCAAAAACGCACACACGTACACTAAACTAGCTAACATACACTCTTGTTTTTCATCATTTTCGACCTATAATTGTTTACGCAGGCACATATACTTTTGACGTCACACTTCCGATGTTCAAATCCGAACACATATGAATTTTACGTAATTATACATCCCGTGcacggtaaaggaaaacatcgtgctTTACTTTTGTATCGATGTAATTCAcgtgtgttttaaattaatttctattcaatattatatgcGGATTTGAGATTGATCAACTTGTTACAACCGCCCATAGAGATTGGTACTCTATAGTAACTAACCATGCCCTGTACCATTAACCTTGAAAAcagagattattattttaatcttcttAATGTTACAGATTCGGTCGGCACTATAAGAAGAACAACTTCGTACGTGCTGAAAGAGCCCAGAGAGAAGAAACACGTTCAGATCGTAGCGTAATATAAGCGTAGAGTAGATTTTGTATCGATAGATATTATTTACACTTGTACTGAGCTCTGAGACTATTAAGgtgttcattatttaaattacaactattataaaaacgatttatttttaacatttaacaaaacatGTATATGATTGTGATGTGTTGCGTTGCATGCATGTCGTAACGTACTGTCGGGGAACATGCATTGTACGGGTAGATTTcttgaagtgaaacttctttagaATCGCTGTGATTTGAAACTCGATAATACGAAAAAGTATCACGGTAAAAAGACAAActcaaaaaacttaatttaattattaagtttcacATCTCCTGTGTGCGAACGCACGCACATTATTTttacttgtgtttttttttgtgcaattgcaaaatttatattgtgaGTCAAATgtgctattaatatttttataactaatatcgGGGGATTTTGTTACCGAGTGTGTTGCGATATGCATGTTAAATGTCTCACGACACGTACCGTTTAACAGGCAGATTTAACTTTTGTATTGAAGTGTGTAATAATGAAGTAGTTCTGTTTTATATTCGTTAGAGGGTTGCCATATGTGTTTTCTATAATCCCCAAATACATTGTCATTGATAAGTTCTTAAAGAATGAAGAAAGTACTTCTATAAGTACTTCTCAGCTTCTGAACTCTTACAGAAGAGTCGATTTGGCCTTCTTATGTTAGACGAAATTcgtaagtttttaaattcaaaccaATGTTCCTTggagtgcttaatttgtgtttataattgatctcaatatcggtggtaaaggaaaacatcgtcaggaaacctgcatttgacAACAGGTAAATACCCTAAGCCGCAGTAGAGTGGTGTATTATATAAGGCTTCAAACTTGTTACTTAAACGGGGAGTGCATTTGCCAACCGTGGGATGTTTGCAAATATTACTTAACTGTTTTTAAGTTCTTTTGAcggtatatttgatttaaacaaccgattaaaaatcaattaaaagtgatttgatttaatttcaaagtCGAGATAAtgtgtaaaatgtataaattgaaactcattattaaattgaattacacttacttattgattgtcaaaaatctaccaccggttcgggaaTAACCTGAAAACGACCAGAGACGGAAActcagcggttttttttttctacaattattgctcatactttatatattttgaaacagtatggaggcgatcgtttaatgtctatattcttatttactatattttataatatcgtttaaCACACAAACGATcctaaacttttttaaattttacaattggaTATTTCCGAACGTTGGAATGAACGGAACTTCATTTTATTGTACTACGATGTTCAtgctttaaattatctttaaccCTTATCTACCACAAACGGGTTGTTTTCACTCCACTGAAAAATAAACCAACTGTAATCtgcaaatacttatatataaggcatttaataaataaatataaaaatacatgcgTAAATTACAATTGTTAAGAAAGAATGTTCCGAGCATGTATGGGTTTATATTTAGTTCTTGCAACCCTAATTGAAATGACAGTTTAGTGTTCTTTTTttgaagaattaaaaaacataatctagTCTTaagataatacaaataaatcgtGTTCCGCTAGtcgtttgtaaatatatagtgatgtacttttgtaatataattaattaatgtataaatattaaacatacctcTTAGAATATGTcctagtaatttttatataagtcaaGAGGCCAAGGATTGTCATTATTCTGCCTAAATCCTAAATTTGTAACTATTCATCCTAAACTGTTCTTATTAGTTATTCTAGacagaatctacattcgaaCCAAACGGTAttatgttcaatttaatttcgTCTAAAACCCATAATCTTGTTCAAACCGTGATCAGAATTTCACATGACTAGAAAAAGGAGTTAAAAGTG
Above is a genomic segment from Vanessa tameamea isolate UH-Manoa-2023 chromosome 29, ilVanTame1 primary haplotype, whole genome shotgun sequence containing:
- the LOC113395260 gene encoding glutamate receptor ionotropic, kainate 2 isoform X2; the encoded protein is MWSEWRWLVVTLNAVAALSPVVKIGAIFTEESRGGSAELAFKYAVYRINKERSLLPESTLVYDIQYTTARDTFRTYKKACTQIKSGAIAIFSSAGPLLGSTLSAMCKSLHAPYLTVTPHFVETLNSSDSFTINLYPSRELMDQAFKDLTAFLNWTRMGIIYEDYGVGELNIVRLARDGRDMYAVRVDTRDYRRALAQLKAQNIKHVIVDTDPKHLKQLSRAILQLQMNNENYHYIFTSFDMELFDLEDFLYNRVNMSGWRLVDRDSDKVKDALQVMEKFHPIGASILSGGNIKTEPALLYDALQVLALALASTKEVHATNVSCETETHISHGKTLLENINKVQAHGLTGPIAFTDGIRTSFQLQLMRLSGGEGGRAVQAGAWAPTRGLEITDPAAYRRDPPPNVTLTVVTVEEKPYVMVKEGWNLQGNARFEGFCIDLLARVAARAGFQYRLRLVPDNMYGAWDPETGQWNGIVKELMERNADIAVASMTINYAREAVIDFTKPFMNLGIGILFKVPSSQPTRLFSFLNPLAIEIWLYVLAAYILVSFTLFVMARFSPYEWSSSTHVCGHETKLLTNQFSVCNSFWFITGTFLRQGSGLNPKATSTRIVGGIWWFFTLIILSSYTANLAAFLTVERTVLPIQSAADLAAQTSVQYGTLNGGSTMTFFRDSNIDIYQKMWQHMSTATPPALVSSYEEGVRRVLMGNYAFLMESTMLDHRVQRDCNLTQIGGLLDSKGYGIATWKGSPWRDKISLAILELQEKGVIQILYDKWWKNTGDVCNRDGKDSKANPLGVQNIGGVFVTLLCGLVLAIVVAILEFCWNTRKNASQGRQSLCSEMGQELRTAMRGGSSRTVLRPGCSRCSPGTHVPPAPSRYETDASSTVELKELRWS
- the LOC113395260 gene encoding glutamate receptor ionotropic, kainate 2 isoform X1, with protein sequence MWSEWRWLVVTLNAVAALSPVVKIGAIFTEESRGGSAELAFKYAVYRINKERSLLPESTLVYDIQYTTARDTFRTYKKACTQIKSGAIAIFSSAGPLLGSTLSAMCKSLHAPYLTVTPHFVETLNSSDSFTINLYPSRELMDQAFKDLTAFLNWTRMGIIYEDYGVGELNIVRLARDGRDMYAVRVDTRDYRRALAQLKAQNIKHVIVDTDPKHLKQLSRAILQLQMNNENYHYIFTSFDMELFDLEDFLYNRVNMSGWRLVDRDSDKVKDALQVMEKFHPIGASILSGGNIKTEPALLYDALQVLALALASTKEVHATNVSCETETHISHGKTLLENINKVQAHGLTGPIAFTDGIRTSFQLQLMRLSGGEGGRAVQAGAWAPTRGLEITDPAAYRRDPPPNVTLTVVTVEEKPYVMVKEGWNLQGNARFEGFCIDLLARVAARAGFQYRLRLVPDNMYGAWDPETGQWNGIVKELMERNADIAVASMTINYAREAVIDFTKPFMNLGIGILFKVPSSQPTRLFSFLNPLAIEIWLYVLAAYILVSFTLFVMARFSPYEWSSSTHVCGHETKLLTNQFSVCNSFWFITGTFLRQGSGLNPKATSTRIVGGIWWFFTLIILSSYTANLAAFLTVERTVLPIQSAADLAAQTSVQYGTLNGGSTMTFFRDSNIDIYQKMWQHMSTATPPALVSSYEEGVRRVLMGNYAFLMESTMLDHRVQRDCNLTQIGGLLDSKGYGIATWKGSPWRDKISLAILELQEKGVIQILYDKWWKNTGDVCNRDGKDSKANPLGVQNIGGVFVTLLCGLVLAIVVAILEFCWNTRKNASQGRQSLCSEMGQELRTAMRGGSSRTVLRPGCSRCSPGTHVPPAPSRYETHCKVSRVQTDASSTVELKELRWS